Within the Salvia hispanica cultivar TCC Black 2014 chromosome 4, UniMelb_Shisp_WGS_1.0, whole genome shotgun sequence genome, the region TCTCGATTTTCATCTCGAGTCGTTGATCCTGCGTCTGGATTCTcgtttttgtttgttttttctccGTTCAGCTCCCGCATTTTTATTTCACCGGTTGTTTTGGATGTGATGTATGTGGAATCGCTCGATTGTATGATCAAATTGCTATCGCATTGTACTTTTCCGAATCCGATTTGATTATATGATGCGactgttgttgacatttcataTTGAATTTTTCGCGGTTGCAATTTGAATAATCGAATGTTTAAGGCCTGTTTTTGTGATTGTGGAGCCACGTATAATGCATAGGTGAGATGACTATTCATATTGTTGGAGGATAAGGATGCATCACAAATTATGTTGCTATTCTTATTTTGCAGCCAATAGTTCGTATATATTCCTAATCTGTACTGTTAGGATTTATTTGTTGTATGATATCTAACACATCTGTGCGATATTATATGAGTTGTCTAAGCTTCCTCTTCTTCAGTGAGTTAGTTATTATGAAAGCCACGAATCATGTTATGCGATATTGATGAAATTGTTTCACACGGCTGTGTTATCGAACTTCTTGTATTCTGATCAAGGGTTACAATGTTTCTTTCAGATGATAGTGTTATGAATACTAAAATATAGTGCTCTTGTTTgtaaatatagtatttcaCATTTACAATTAAAGCCCTTTTGTGGATGTTTTGGTATCCAGTTGATAGGTTCTTGTTCAAAACCTCTCTTCTGTTCAACATACAGCGTTGTTTTTAATAGTTCTACCACGTGaacttttcttttacttaCTGTTTATGATGGGGTATTACTTACAATATTTATACTTCAATTGCAGGATGGTCAAGATGACGCCAAACAAAGCACGGCTGACATGACTGCATTTGTAAGTTCTCTTGTATGAACTAAAATTTATGGTTGATTTGTCAGTTATTTTCATTCACTCAAGATGTTAATCAGCCAGGTTTTGAATTCTGTTATTGGTTTCTGATTAGTTGGCAGTATGAATCTCATTGTTATCTTTGCATCTTTACTTCTATTATCTTTCCTTTATGCTAATGGAGAGTGGGTATTTGCTTGTTTCTCTTACATGGAGCATGTGACTAGATTAATGGCTATTTTCCACTGTTAGTTGTGctaatttctctcttttactacATAGGTGCAAAATCTTCTTCAGCAAATGGTGAGTAGCTATTGTTAATATGAATCTAAGTTTCCATTCATGTATTTTTGCTCTTTGGTTCTTCCtaatttatttcctttctCATTGTGCAGCAATCGAGGTTTCAGACAATGTCAGGATCTATCATCTCTAAAAATATCCTTCAGTAGTCGGcataattgtgttgttttagGGATGCTACCTGTTTTTCTTTATGAACAAAAGAGTAAATCATCAATTAAACTTGGAGATGGGTTACCATGGCATTTATATGACTCTTGATAACTGAATACTTCTTTGTTTTTCCGTTCATATTCAATTGATACATATTGCTTGAGTTCCTTAACAAGACTGCACTTGATGAGATGGGCAACCGGATTGATGAGTTGGAGCAGAGCATCAACGATCTTAGGACCGAGATGGGTCAAGAAGGCTCTGCATCGCCTTCAAATCCAGCAAAGACTGGAGAAGAACCAAAGTCCGGTGGAGATAGTTAAAGAAATGAGTGTACATTTATATCCGGAGTATTGCTGATGCTATTTCTTGCTTGCTTATGATTGTTATTTGTATCAATTCACAGTGTCTCAATTACTGTTGAGGAGACATTATACAAGAATCACTAGCTCTAGGAGCACAAACTTGTGATTGATATTCGACTGTGTTTTCTAATCAGAGATCCGTTTGCAGTTATGctaattattagtactacttgTAGTTTTTATGTAAAACATGTTATATAGGCAAAGAAATTATATAGATCTATCGTTTAGGTAAAACTATACAATGATGGAGTATGTTTTAAAGAAATTCCATCATGTTGTTAATTACTCTAAtcttaatgaaaaatattaactgGATTACATTGTTTATATTCCATCCCCTATTTAAGTATAATTCGTGTAAATAATTGTGGTTGGTTCATAAAGGcacaatatattttgttttatacatttaattgatttcaataatttaaattagaaaatgaacaaatttagtataaattttttgtgtgatttgtaaaaattaataatccctccgtccaccaaaatttgtctcattttttcatttccgttcgtcccccaaaatttgtttcatttcacttttaccaatttggtagtggacctcatatttcactaactcattcctactcacattttattataaaactaatatataaaagtaggacccacaatccactaactttttcaactcatttttcattacatttcttaaaacccgtgcccggtcaaatcgggacgaattttcgtggacggagggagtaacatt harbors:
- the LOC125219503 gene encoding heat shock factor-binding protein, with translation MDGQDDAKQSTADMTAFVQNLLQQMQSRFQTMSGSIISKIDEMGNRIDELEQSINDLRTEMGQEGSASPSNPAKTGEEPKSGGDS